TGGCTCGGTGAAGGTGTTGGTGAGCAAGGACAATCCGGCTGGGGCGAGCAGTGCCGCGAACACGCCCTGCACGGCGCGTGCGGTGATCAGCACGCCGGAACTGCCTGCGGCTCCGCCCGACGCCGAGGCGACAGCGAAGCCGAGCAGCCCGACAGCGAACGCGCGCCGATGCCCGAGCGCGCCGCTCACCCGGCCGCCGAGGAGCAGCAACCCACCGAATGCCAAGGCGTACGCGGTTACCACCCAATGCCGGTCCGGGTCGGACATCCCGAGTGTCGCCTGGGCGGAGGGCAACGCGATGTTCACGATCGTCCCGTCGAGGACGACCAACAGCTGCGCCGCGCTCACCACCAGCAGGGTCGTTGTCTTGAAACGCACCCTCAACCCCCGGTCGAATCCGGGTCTAGGCTCGGGCGATGAGCAGGATCGACCGCGCGAGCCGGGTCATCGCGGTACCCCCGCCCGCCGTCTACGGCGCCCTTCTCGACCGTGCCGCCCTCGAGGCGTGGCTGCCGCCCGAGGGCATGCGCGGGCGGATCGACCGGTGGGATCCGCGACCCGGTGGCGGTTTCCGGATGGTCCTCACCTACCTCGACCCCGTCGGCGACCCGGGCAAGACCTCGGACGGGACAGACGTCGTCGAGGTCGGTTTCGCGGAGCTGGTACCGCAGGAGAGCGTCGTGCAGACGGCCGTGTTCGAGGCCGACGATCCTTCGTACGCGGGCACCATGACGATGACCTGGCGCCTCGAAGCGGTCGACGGGGGAACCGAGGTGACCGTCACCGCCACCGGTGTGCCGCCCGGGATCGACCAGGCCGCGCACGAGGTCGGAATCGCGTCCTCACTGGCGAATCTGGCCGCGTACCTGACTACCAGCTCTCCGGGGGCTCGACGAAAGCCTTGGCCACGTCGTTGACGAGCGACAGCGCGCGCCGGGCCCACTGCGGTGTCGCCCCGGCCAGGCCGCACGCGGGCGTCGGCACGGCCAGCTTCGCCAGGTGCGCGCGGTCGAACCCGAGCTGGTCGGCGAGCGCGAACGCGGGCTGGGCGGCCTCGCGCAGCGACACGGGCTTGCCGGGGTCCACGCCCGGTACCACGCCGAGCCACAGCGGAACACCCTCCTGCCAGGCCTCGCCGAGTTCGTCCAGCAGCTCTTTTCCGCTCAACGGAGCCAGGTCCAGCGCGATCGCGCTCGCACCGGCCCGGCGCAGCGACGTCACCGGCGGGCGGTTCGCGCAGCAGTGCACCACGACGGGAACGTCCAGCGAGGTGATCACGTTGCGCAGCAAGGCTTCCGCCTCCGGCGCGTGCACCTGCGCCACGGTGCCGTAGCCCGAGGGCGTCGGCAGCGACCCGGCGAGCACCGCGGGCAGCATCGGTTCGTCGAGCTGGACGATCACCTTGGCGCCGGTGCGCGCCGCGACCTCCGCGACGTGCCGGGCGAGGCCCTCGGCCAGCGACTCGCCGAACTCGCGCAGCGCGCCGTGGTCGGTGAGCACCCGGTGCCCGCGCTGCAGCTCGATCATCGAGGTCAGCGTCCACGGGCCCGCCGCCTGGACCTTGAACAGCTCCGGCCGGACGCCGTCGAGGACCTCCTCCATCGCGTCCATGTCACCGCGCAGCTGGTCGACGCAGCGGCGGTGGTCGCGGCCGGGGCGGGCCGTGACGCGGTAGCCGGACGGCACCACCTCCACGGCGAGGTCCACCAGCAGCCCCGCCGTGCGCCCGATCAGGTCCGCGCCGACGCCGCGCGCGGGCAGCTCCGGCAGGTGCGGCAGCACGGGCAGCTCACCCGCGACGACGCGGGCGGCCTCAAGCGGGTCGACGCCGGGCATGGAGCCGATTCCGGTCGCTGTTCCGGCTGGCAGGAGGGATTGTGTCACCCCCTTTGCCTATCACCCCGGCACGTCCGCCCGACGGTGAGGTTGTGGTCTAGACCTATTGACGAAGTGGTCCAGGCCACTTACGGTCAAGGGGCCCGGCCGCCGCCAGCACCCGTTGGGAGGCGTTGTCGTGGTCAGAACCCTGCTCGCCGTGATCATCGCCATGGTCGCCACCGTCCAACCGGCGTCCGCACGGGCAGTGCCGGCGCCCGATCCCGCAAGCGGATCTTCGGCCTCCATCCGGTACGCGCCCTACATCGACATCACGATGGAGCGCCCGACCCTGCCCGAAGTGGCGCGGGCGACCGGCGTCAAGCACTTCACCCTCGCCTTCGCGCTCGGCAGCCACGCGGGCTGCGACCCGAAGTGGGGCGGCACGATCGACCTCACCGAACCCCGCGTCGTCAACCAGATCCGCGAGCTGAAGGCGATGGGCGGCGACGTGGTCATCGCGACCGGCGGCGCGCTCGGTCCGTACCTGGAACACGTCTGCGGCAGCGCTTCCGCGTTGGCGGGCGCCTACCGCAAGATCCTCGACGCCACCGGCGCGACGCACATCGACGTGGACGTGGAGGCCGCGATCCCGGCCGACACGGTCAACCAGGCGCTCGCCACGATCCAACGGGAGCGCGGGACCTCGGTCGGCTACACGCTGCGCGTGCAGGGCCAGGACTACGGCGTCGACCCGTTCTCCTTGCAGATCCTGCAAAGCGCCGCGCGGCACAACGTCGACGTCCTGGTGAACCCGATGCTGATGAACTTCGGCTACACCGGCGACTGGGGCGACGCGATGATCTCCGCGGCGCAGGCGGTGCTGCGGCAGATGAAGACGGTGTGGCCGAACAAGTCCGACGCGGAGCTGCGCGCCGAGCTCGGCGTGACACCCATGATCGGCCGCAACGACACCGGCATGACGACCACCCAGGCGCACGCACGAAAACTGCTCAACTGGGCCAAGTCGAACACCATCGGCTTCATCGGCTTCTGGTCGATCGGCCGGGACAACGGCTCCTGTCCCGGCGGCGGTGTCTCTCCGACGTGCAGCGGCATCGCCCAGTCGCAGTGGGAGTTCACCAACATCTTCAAGGCGTTCTGAGACTGGGGGCCGCCCTCATGACGCGCCCCGTGGTGGGGGCGGCCCTCGACCACCTTTCCTGCTGACTTTCTGCGAATGCATGCAGGTACGCACATGGCTAAGCTGCTGCGGTGCAGACCGGCGATCCGGACTTCCTCCTCCCAGCCGACCACGACGTCCGGCTGGCGACCGAGGCGTTCCGCCTCCTGGCGGACCCGACCAGAATCAAGATCCTCTGGGCGCTGTACCAGGGCGAGTCCTCCGTGGCCGGGCTCGCGGACCTCGTCGGGGCGACACCGACGGCGGTGAGCCAGCACCTGGCCAAGCTCCGCCTCGCCCGACTGGTCCGCGGCAGGCGCGAGGGGACCTTCGTCTACTACTCCGCCGACAACCAGCACATCCACCGCCTGCTGGCCGAGGCGCTGGGCCGGGTCAGCGCGGACCGCTAGGCCAGCGAACGGATTCCGATACTGTTCGCAGCAACTCCACGACCTCGCTGACCAGGGCGGACGGCCTCCGCCGGAGCACCACGTAGACCCGTCGCGCCGGGCGGACGTCGGCCAGCTCCCTGGCCACCACGCGTGTGGTGTCGGCGCGCGCGAACACGCTCGCGGGCAACAGCGCCATGCCGAGCCCCGCCCGCAGCAGGGCGAGGGTGACCTCGTAGTTGTGCGTCTCGAAGGCGACCTCGACGTCGACGCCCGCGCGGCGCGCCAGCCGCTCCAGCGTGATCAGGTCGGCGATCCCCGGACCGCCGCAGATCCACTCCTGCCCGCCGAGGTCCGCGAACGCCACGTGAGCCGCCCCGGCCAGCGGGTGCGCGGCGGGCAGGGCCAGCAGCAGCGGATCGTCCAGCAGCCGCACCCGTTGCAACCCATCGGCTTTCGGCAGCGCGACGCCCGGATAGCGGTGCGTGATCAGCAGATCGAGCTCGCGCGAGGCCACGAGCCCGTATCCCGCGGGCGGTTCGAGGTCGACCAGGGACAGCTGCACGGTGGGATGCCTGCTCCGGAACTCGCCCAGCGCGGCCGGCACCAACAGCTGTCCAGCCGTGGGGAACGCGCCGATCGACAGCCGCTCCGGCTCCGCGCCGAGCACCGCGCGCACCGCCTCGTCGGCCGCCCGCAGCTCCCCGAGCACCCGTTCCCCGTGCTCCACAAGGACACGACCGGCCGCGGTGAGCTTCACGCCGCCGGGGCCGCGGTCGAGCAGGCGGGCGCCCAGTTCGCGTTCGAGCTTGCTGAGCTGTTGCGACAACGCGGACGGGGTGAACGCCATTCGTGTTGCCGCCGCGGCGATCGACCCGGCGTGCGCGACCTCCACGAGCACCCTCAGCCGCCCCGCATCGACCATTAGCGCTCCTTAACTCCACTCAGGAGACTTAACTTTCCGAGAGCCCCGCCGCCGACGCAAGCTGGAGCCATGGTCTCCCCCGCTGCCGCACGCATCGCCCCCTACATCAGGCGCACCCCGTTGCTGCGCTTGACGATCGACGGACGCCCGCTCGTGCTGAAGCTGGAGCAGCTGCAGCTCACCGGCTCCTTCAAGCTGCGGGGCGCGACCAACGCGCTGCTCTCCGGCGACCGCCCGGACCTCGCGGTGACCGCCTCCGGTGGCAACCACGGCATGGGTGTTGCCACCGCGGCACAGCACCTCGGCATCCCCGCGCGGGTGCACGTCCCGGACACCGCCCCCGAGGCGAAGCTCCGCCGCGTCCGCGACCTCGGCGCCGAAGTGATCAAGCACGCGGGCGGCTACGCCGCGGCCCTGGCCACCGCGCTCGAAGAGGGCGAGAAGCCCGGAGTCCGCTTCGTCCACGCCTACGACGACCCCGCGGTGGTGGCGGGCCAGAGCACCATCGGCGAGGAGATCGTCGAGGACGCCCCCGACGTGGACTCCGTCGCGGTCGCCGTGGGTGGCGGCGGACTGATCACCGGCATCGCTTCGGCGATCGGCGACCGCACCATCGTCGCGGTGGAGCCGGAGAACTGCTGCTGCTTCAACGCGGCACTGCGGGCGGGCGGCCTCGTCGACTCCACAGTGGACTCCGTGGCCGCGTCCGCGCTCGGCGCGGTCCGCGTGGGCACGCTGGCCTACGAATCCCTGCACTCCCGCGCCGTCTCAGTCCTCGTCAGCGACGCGGAGATCCTGGCCGCCCGTGACCGCCTGTGGGAGGAAGCGCGCCTGGCCGTGGAGCCCGCCGCCGCTGTCCCGGTGGCGGCCTGGCTGGCCGGGCGCGTTCCGGGTGCACTGCCGTGCGTCGTCCTCTGCGGGGCGAACTCCGACTGGTCCCCTACGGAGTGCGCGCCGTCGCGGTGATGGTGGCGGCGCCGAGGACCACGTCGCCGGACGGGGACGGAGAGTAGAGGACGGCGGTCTGGCCGGGGGCCACGCCGCGAAGGGGCTCGCGGAGGCGGATCTCCAGCGAGTCGCCGGCCACCTCGGCCACCGCGGGCGCGAGGCCGCCGTGCGCGCGGACCTGGACGACGCACTCGGTCGGCTCCGCCAACGGCCGACCCGAAGGCCACGTCGCGCGCGAGCCGGTGATCGAGGTGACCTCCAGGCGCTCCGCCGAACCGACGCGGACCGTGCCGGAGACCGGCTCCAGGGCCAGCACGTAGCGGGGCCGGCCGTCCGGCGCCGGGGTGTCGATGCCCAGGCCGTGCCGCTGGCCGATGGTGAAACCGTGCACGCCCGCGTGCTCGCCGAGCACCGCGCCGGTGGCGTCGTCGACGAGCTTGCCGGGCCGCTCCCCGATCTTCGAGCGGAGGAACCCGCGGGTGTCGCCGTCCGGGATGAAGCAGATGTCGTGGCTGTCCGGCTTCTCCGCGACCGACAGCCCGCGCGCGGCGGCCTCCTCGCGCACCGCGGGCTTGGTCGAACCGCCGAGCGGGAACATCGAGTGCCGCAGCTGCTCCTCGGTCAGCGTGGCCAGCACGTAGGACTGGTCCTTGTCCGCGTCCGCGCTCCGCCGCAGCTCCGGCACTCCATCCACAATGGACAAACGCGCGTAGTGGCCGGTGCACACCGCGTCGAAGCCGAGCGCGATCGCCTTGTCCAGCAGCGCGGCGAACTTGATCTTCTCGTTGCAGCGCATGCACGGGTTCGGGGTGCGGCCCGCCGAGTACTCCGCGACGAAGTCGTCCACGACGTCCTCGGTGAACCGCTCCGCCAGGTCCCAGATGTAGAAGGGGATGCCGAGCACGTCGGCGGCGCGGCGCGCGTCGTGCGAGTCCTCGATCGTGCAGCAGCCGCGCGAGCCGGTGCGCAGCGTGCCGGGCTTCGCCGACAGCGCCAGGTGCACGCCGGTCACGTCGTGGCCCTCGGCCACCGCCCGCGCCGCCGCGACCGCGGAGTCCACCCCGCCGCTCATCGCCGCCAGTACTCGCATCAGTTCACGCCCTCACACCGATCCTGCGCGCTCCCGCGCCCCGCAGCTGCTCCACCACCGGGCCGATGGCCGCCACCACGGTGGCAACGTCGGCGGCGGTCGAGGTATGCCCGAGCGAGAACCGCAGCGATCCCCGCGCGGCCGCCCGGTCGGCCCCCATGGCCAGCAGCACGTGGCTCGGCTGCGCGACGCCCGCCGTGCACGCCGAGCCGGTCGAGCACTCGATCCCCTTGGAGTCCAGCAACATCAGCAGGCTGTCGCCCTCGCAGCCGGGGAAGGTGAAGTGCGCGGTCCCCGGCAGCGTGTCCGCCGGATCGCCGTTGAGGACCGCGTCGGGCACCGCCGCCAGCACGCCGCGCACCAGCTCCGAGCGCAGCTGGTCCAGCCGGACCGCCTCCTCGGGCTGCGCCGCGACGACGTGCCGCACCGCGGTCGCGAGCCCGACGATGCCCGCCGACCCGAGCGTTCCGGAGCGGACCTCGCGCTCCTGGCCGCCCCCGTGCTGCACGGGCGTGCACGCGGTGTCCCGCCGCAACAGCAGCGCGCCGAACCCGACCGGGCCGCCGAGCTTGTGCCCGGTCAGCGTCAGCGCGTTCGCCCCGCACGCCGCGAAGTCCACCGGCAGCATGCCGACCGCCTGCACGGCGTCGGTGTGCAGCGGAACGCCCCGCGCGTGCGCCACCTCGGCCAGCTCGCGAACCGGGTTGACCGTGCCGACCTCGTTGTTCGCCCACATCACGCTGGCCAGCGCCACGGACTCCGGATCGCGGTCGATCAGCTCGGCCAGCGCCTCCGGCCGGACGCGCCCCGACGAGTCCACGGGGATCGTCTCGACCACCGCGCCCTGGTGCGCGCCGAGCCAGTCCGCGCTGTCCAGCACGGCGTGGTGCTCCACGGCCGAGACCAGCACGCGCACGCGGCGGGGATCGGCGGCGCGCCGGGCCCAGAAGACGCCCTTCACCGCCAGGTTGTCGCCCTCGGTGCCGCCGCCGGTGAAGATCACCTCGGACGGGTGCGCGCCGAGCGCCGCGGCCAGCGACTCACGCGCCTCCTCGACCACGCGGCGCGCTCGACGGCCCGAGGCGTGCAGCGACGAGGCGTTGCCCACCACGGGCAACGCCTCGGTCATCGCCGCCACGGCCTCGGGCAGCATCGGCGTGGTCGCCGCGTGATCCAGGTAAGTCATCTCGGGGTCCAGGGTAGACCGGGGCTCAGACCTTCCGGACGTTGCGGCTGATCAGGGCCGCTCCGAGCAGTGCGAACCCGGCCATCACCAGGTCCAGCGGGATCACCGCCGCGGTGGGCTGCCCGGCCGAGGCCAGCGCCCCCACGAGCACCCCGCCCAGCCCGATCAGCGCCGCCGAGCCGAACATGTCGCACACCTGCGCCGCGGCCCCGTTGA
The window above is part of the Allokutzneria albata genome. Proteins encoded here:
- a CDS encoding SRPBCC family protein; this translates as MSRIDRASRVIAVPPPAVYGALLDRAALEAWLPPEGMRGRIDRWDPRPGGGFRMVLTYLDPVGDPGKTSDGTDVVEVGFAELVPQESVVQTAVFEADDPSYAGTMTMTWRLEAVDGGTEVTVTATGVPPGIDQAAHEVGIASSLANLAAYLTTSSPGARRKPWPRR
- a CDS encoding uroporphyrinogen decarboxylase/cobalamine-independent methonine synthase family protein; translated protein: MPGVDPLEAARVVAGELPVLPHLPELPARGVGADLIGRTAGLLVDLAVEVVPSGYRVTARPGRDHRRCVDQLRGDMDAMEEVLDGVRPELFKVQAAGPWTLTSMIELQRGHRVLTDHGALREFGESLAEGLARHVAEVAARTGAKVIVQLDEPMLPAVLAGSLPTPSGYGTVAQVHAPEAEALLRNVITSLDVPVVVHCCANRPPVTSLRRAGASAIALDLAPLSGKELLDELGEAWQEGVPLWLGVVPGVDPGKPVSLREAAQPAFALADQLGFDRAHLAKLAVPTPACGLAGATPQWARRALSLVNDVAKAFVEPPESW
- a CDS encoding chitinase, coding for MVRTLLAVIIAMVATVQPASARAVPAPDPASGSSASIRYAPYIDITMERPTLPEVARATGVKHFTLAFALGSHAGCDPKWGGTIDLTEPRVVNQIRELKAMGGDVVIATGGALGPYLEHVCGSASALAGAYRKILDATGATHIDVDVEAAIPADTVNQALATIQRERGTSVGYTLRVQGQDYGVDPFSLQILQSAARHNVDVLVNPMLMNFGYTGDWGDAMISAAQAVLRQMKTVWPNKSDAELRAELGVTPMIGRNDTGMTTTQAHARKLLNWAKSNTIGFIGFWSIGRDNGSCPGGGVSPTCSGIAQSQWEFTNIFKAF
- a CDS encoding ArsR/SmtB family transcription factor, translated to MQTGDPDFLLPADHDVRLATEAFRLLADPTRIKILWALYQGESSVAGLADLVGATPTAVSQHLAKLRLARLVRGRREGTFVYYSADNQHIHRLLAEALGRVSADR
- a CDS encoding LysR substrate-binding domain-containing protein — protein: MVDAGRLRVLVEVAHAGSIAAAATRMAFTPSALSQQLSKLERELGARLLDRGPGGVKLTAAGRVLVEHGERVLGELRAADEAVRAVLGAEPERLSIGAFPTAGQLLVPAALGEFRSRHPTVQLSLVDLEPPAGYGLVASRELDLLITHRYPGVALPKADGLQRVRLLDDPLLLALPAAHPLAGAAHVAFADLGGQEWICGGPGIADLITLERLARRAGVDVEVAFETHNYEVTLALLRAGLGMALLPASVFARADTTRVVARELADVRPARRVYVVLRRRPSALVSEVVELLRTVSESVRWPSGPR
- a CDS encoding serine/threonine dehydratase yields the protein MVSPAAARIAPYIRRTPLLRLTIDGRPLVLKLEQLQLTGSFKLRGATNALLSGDRPDLAVTASGGNHGMGVATAAQHLGIPARVHVPDTAPEAKLRRVRDLGAEVIKHAGGYAAALATALEEGEKPGVRFVHAYDDPAVVAGQSTIGEEIVEDAPDVDSVAVAVGGGGLITGIASAIGDRTIVAVEPENCCCFNAALRAGGLVDSTVDSVAASALGAVRVGTLAYESLHSRAVSVLVSDAEILAARDRLWEEARLAVEPAAAVPVAAWLAGRVPGALPCVVLCGANSDWSPTECAPSR
- the mnmA gene encoding tRNA 2-thiouridine(34) synthase MnmA, translated to MRVLAAMSGGVDSAVAAARAVAEGHDVTGVHLALSAKPGTLRTGSRGCCTIEDSHDARRAADVLGIPFYIWDLAERFTEDVVDDFVAEYSAGRTPNPCMRCNEKIKFAALLDKAIALGFDAVCTGHYARLSIVDGVPELRRSADADKDQSYVLATLTEEQLRHSMFPLGGSTKPAVREEAAARGLSVAEKPDSHDICFIPDGDTRGFLRSKIGERPGKLVDDATGAVLGEHAGVHGFTIGQRHGLGIDTPAPDGRPRYVLALEPVSGTVRVGSAERLEVTSITGSRATWPSGRPLAEPTECVVQVRAHGGLAPAVAEVAGDSLEIRLREPLRGVAPGQTAVLYSPSPSGDVVLGAATITATARTP
- a CDS encoding cysteine desulfurase family protein, which gives rise to MTYLDHAATTPMLPEAVAAMTEALPVVGNASSLHASGRRARRVVEEARESLAAALGAHPSEVIFTGGGTEGDNLAVKGVFWARRAADPRRVRVLVSAVEHHAVLDSADWLGAHQGAVVETIPVDSSGRVRPEALAELIDRDPESVALASVMWANNEVGTVNPVRELAEVAHARGVPLHTDAVQAVGMLPVDFAACGANALTLTGHKLGGPVGFGALLLRRDTACTPVQHGGGQEREVRSGTLGSAGIVGLATAVRHVVAAQPEEAVRLDQLRSELVRGVLAAVPDAVLNGDPADTLPGTAHFTFPGCEGDSLLMLLDSKGIECSTGSACTAGVAQPSHVLLAMGADRAAARGSLRFSLGHTSTAADVATVVAAIGPVVEQLRGAGARRIGVRA